One segment of Natronosalvus halobius DNA contains the following:
- the dnaJ gene encoding molecular chaperone DnaJ, whose translation MSEDFYDVLGVSQDASAEEVKKAYRKKATEYHPDVSDDPDAEEKFKKIQKAKKVLTDEEKRQAYDRMGHDRFEQAEKHGFDAGGGGPGGMGGDPFGGMGGMGGGMGGGLGDIFEQVFGGGGGRGRGRNRPRKGRDLRTGLEIDLEEAFEGVKKQFTVERPEACETCDGEGHPPEAEASTCPECQGRGQVTQVQQTPLGRVQQTTTCRRCEGEGTLYSETCDDCRGEGYVRNEASLSVEIPAGIDDGQTLRMEGEGAPSPNRGPHGDLLIDISIVDHPEFEREGDDLHYRLPISFPQATFGDTVQVPTLEGSVEFEVPKGTQSGETFRLEGKGMPRLRRYGQGDLYVRAQIVTPESLNDEQREALEAFAEAGGEEIDVSEGFFEKIKRSF comes from the coding sequence ATGAGTGAGGACTTCTACGACGTGCTCGGCGTGAGCCAGGATGCCTCTGCCGAGGAGGTCAAGAAGGCGTACCGGAAGAAGGCCACGGAGTACCATCCGGACGTCAGCGACGATCCGGACGCCGAAGAGAAGTTCAAGAAGATCCAGAAGGCGAAGAAGGTGCTCACCGACGAGGAGAAGCGCCAGGCCTACGACCGGATGGGCCACGACCGATTCGAACAGGCCGAGAAACACGGGTTCGACGCCGGCGGTGGCGGCCCGGGTGGAATGGGCGGAGATCCGTTCGGCGGCATGGGCGGTATGGGTGGTGGAATGGGCGGCGGCCTCGGCGACATCTTCGAGCAGGTCTTCGGCGGCGGCGGTGGCCGCGGCCGCGGTCGCAATCGGCCCCGCAAGGGCCGGGACCTCCGGACGGGCCTCGAGATCGATCTCGAGGAGGCGTTCGAGGGCGTCAAAAAGCAGTTCACAGTCGAGCGCCCGGAAGCGTGTGAGACCTGCGACGGCGAGGGCCATCCGCCCGAGGCCGAGGCGTCGACCTGTCCGGAGTGTCAGGGTCGCGGCCAGGTGACCCAGGTCCAGCAGACGCCGCTCGGCCGGGTCCAGCAGACGACGACCTGCCGTCGGTGTGAGGGCGAAGGCACGCTGTACTCCGAAACCTGTGACGACTGTCGCGGGGAGGGGTACGTGCGCAACGAAGCCTCGCTGTCCGTCGAGATTCCGGCGGGCATCGACGACGGCCAGACCCTCCGGATGGAGGGCGAGGGGGCCCCGAGTCCGAACCGTGGACCCCACGGAGACCTGCTGATCGACATCTCGATCGTCGACCACCCCGAGTTCGAACGCGAGGGCGACGACCTCCACTATCGGCTACCGATCTCGTTCCCGCAGGCCACCTTCGGCGACACCGTCCAGGTACCGACGCTTGAGGGATCCGTCGAGTTCGAGGTGCCGAAGGGAACCCAGAGCGGCGAGACGTTCCGCCTGGAGGGGAAGGGAATGCCGCGCCTGCGACGGTACGGCCAGGGGGACCTCTACGTGCGCGCGCAGATTGTCACGCCGGAGTCACTCAATGACGAGCAGCGGGAGGCGCTCGAGGCGTTTGCCGAGGCCGGCGGTGAGGAGATCGACGTGAGCGAGGGGTTCTTCGAGAAGATCAAGCGGAGTTTCTAG
- the dnaK gene encoding molecular chaperone DnaK, whose amino-acid sequence MASNKILGIDLGTTNSAFAVMEGGDPEIIVNAEGDRTTPSVVAFTDDDERLVGKPAKNQAIQNPEKTIASIKRHMGEEDYTVEIEGEEYTPQQISAMILQKIKRDAEEYLGDDVEKAVITVPAYFSDTQRQATKDAGEIAGFDVERIINEPTAASMAYGLDDDSDQTVLVYDLGGGTFDVSILDLGGGVYEVVATNGDNDLGGDDWDHSIIDWLAEEFEDEHGMDLREDRQALQRLKDAAEEAKIELSSRKETEINLPFITATDDGPIHLEKSLTRAKFESLTSDLIGRTVEPTEQALQDAGYEKEDIDEVILVGGSTRMPQVSEQVEELIGEAPQKNVNPDEAVALGAAIQGGVLGGEVDDIVLLDVTPLSLGIEVKGGLFERLIEKNTTIPTEESKIFTTAADNQTSVQVRVFQGERELANKNEMLGEFHLTGIPPAPAGTPQIEVTFSIDENGIVNVSAEDKGTGTSEEITIEGGAGLSDAEIDRMQREAEEHAEEDKQRRDRIEARNTAEATIQRAETLLEENDDVDDDLRESIEAAVDDLEETIDDSDADAEAIESATEDLSTELQEIGKQIYQEAAAAGAGGAGGAGGAGAAGAGAGMGGGPNPGPDGAAGDDEGEEFVDADFEDVDEDVDEDNDE is encoded by the coding sequence ATGGCGAGTAACAAGATTCTCGGAATCGACCTCGGAACGACGAACAGCGCCTTCGCGGTGATGGAAGGCGGCGATCCGGAGATCATCGTCAACGCGGAGGGCGACCGAACGACGCCCTCCGTCGTTGCGTTCACTGACGACGACGAGCGCCTCGTCGGAAAGCCAGCGAAGAACCAGGCGATCCAGAACCCGGAGAAGACCATCGCGTCGATCAAGCGCCACATGGGCGAGGAGGACTACACCGTGGAGATCGAGGGCGAGGAGTACACGCCCCAGCAGATCTCGGCGATGATCCTCCAGAAGATCAAGCGCGACGCCGAGGAGTACCTCGGTGACGACGTCGAGAAGGCCGTCATTACGGTCCCGGCGTACTTCTCCGACACCCAGCGCCAGGCGACCAAAGACGCAGGCGAAATTGCCGGTTTCGACGTCGAGCGCATCATCAACGAGCCGACGGCAGCGTCGATGGCCTACGGTCTCGACGACGACTCCGACCAGACGGTACTCGTCTACGACCTCGGTGGCGGCACTTTCGACGTCTCCATCCTCGACCTGGGTGGGGGCGTCTACGAGGTCGTCGCGACCAACGGGGACAACGACCTCGGTGGCGACGACTGGGACCACTCGATCATCGACTGGCTGGCCGAGGAGTTCGAGGACGAACACGGTATGGACCTCCGCGAGGACCGACAGGCCCTCCAGCGGCTCAAGGACGCAGCCGAGGAGGCAAAGATCGAACTCTCCTCGCGAAAGGAGACCGAGATCAACCTCCCGTTCATCACGGCCACCGACGACGGCCCGATCCACCTGGAGAAGTCCCTCACGCGTGCGAAGTTCGAATCACTCACCTCGGACCTGATCGGGCGAACCGTCGAACCGACCGAACAGGCCCTCCAGGACGCGGGCTACGAGAAGGAGGACATCGACGAGGTCATTCTGGTCGGCGGTTCGACCCGGATGCCCCAGGTTAGCGAGCAGGTCGAGGAACTGATCGGCGAGGCGCCCCAGAAGAACGTCAACCCCGACGAGGCCGTCGCGCTGGGCGCGGCGATCCAGGGTGGCGTCCTGGGCGGCGAGGTCGACGACATCGTCCTCCTGGACGTCACTCCCCTGAGCTTGGGGATCGAGGTCAAGGGCGGCCTCTTCGAACGCCTCATCGAGAAGAACACGACGATCCCGACCGAGGAGTCGAAGATCTTCACGACCGCGGCGGACAACCAGACGTCCGTCCAGGTGAGGGTCTTCCAGGGTGAGCGCGAACTCGCGAACAAGAACGAAATGCTCGGCGAGTTCCACCTGACCGGCATCCCGCCCGCACCCGCGGGAACGCCACAGATCGAGGTCACGTTCTCCATCGACGAGAACGGCATCGTCAACGTGAGCGCCGAGGACAAGGGCACCGGGACCAGCGAGGAGATTACCATCGAGGGCGGCGCGGGACTCTCCGACGCCGAGATCGATCGCATGCAGCGCGAGGCCGAGGAACACGCCGAGGAGGACAAGCAGCGTCGCGACCGTATCGAGGCCCGGAACACGGCCGAAGCGACGATCCAGCGCGCGGAAACGCTCCTCGAGGAGAACGACGACGTCGACGACGACCTCCGCGAGAGCATCGAGGCCGCGGTAGACGACCTCGAGGAAACGATCGACGATTCGGACGCCGACGCCGAGGCGATCGAATCGGCGACCGAAGACTTGAGCACGGAGCTTCAGGAGATCGGCAAGCAGATTTACCAGGAGGCGGCTGCGGCGGGTGCCGGTGGCGCGGGTGGCGCAGGCGGTGCGGGCGCCGCTGGAGCCGGCGCGGGTATGGGCGGCGGCCCGAACCCCGGCCCCGACGGTGCGGCCGGTGACGACGAGGGCGAAGAGTTCGTCGACGCTGACTTCGAAGACGTTGACGAAGACGTCGACGAAGACAACGACGAGTAA
- a CDS encoding right-handed parallel beta-helix repeat-containing protein: MARDTPVDSSSDQLPERNQAQTADRILHRRSYLKLAGTTAGLVAGTGTAAAGADIDADVNIVDAGADNSGNTPINAVLESVHGNGTTIYFPPGEYRLDSFRNGANDWTWYGEDATFVVPSHVTEGYLHLTGNGWTIDGIDVDLSADGAAPVNFLHGGDWTFRNVEFVGRMSDPSSRANSELLYLDAHRGTQGLVENVRAMDGSAAVDESSNRGGLQIVGSEGDLTLRNVAVSGFANNSMYFHNMPGHLLIDNCYLEDTNTGVRIGGNTTVRDTVFNQSQAPPARWSGASAARGIWINSNSSTSGDITIEGCEFVMGDPRGAHAIYTSNSHEGIEIRDCVIRQDSDFYAVQLDEGGSGRTIIDNVSITGDSSKAGIYLSGRSGARLRNLCLQKAGDGVRVRNSSDVRIENSTINVTGTSVSGSPSTSGISNSGTCPVPDGDWAPEETSDENSENDDEREEATDPDGTPIRLEGEGEYQIAVSGDIQPAPEIAQWVTEGEQYGDGQVDWYLTGSWTEWYFTGEVEAFELENVEEISVYLDGEEVDPDALGASNDAEPAEKTLRLEGECDYLIAVSGDIRPDEKIAQWVTEGEQYGDGQVDWYLTGSWTEWHYTGEIETFEVDSTDDLRVFVDGETVDPNSLDTSSRADAESVLRLEGTTEYFVEVSGDIRPDEKIAQWVTEGEQYGDGQVDWYLTESWTQWYFTGDIETFEVSSTDDLRIFVDGIEVNTNSL; encoded by the coding sequence ATGGCACGCGACACTCCGGTCGACTCGAGTAGCGATCAGCTACCTGAACGTAACCAGGCCCAAACGGCCGATAGAATCCTCCATCGGCGTTCGTATCTCAAACTCGCCGGCACAACCGCCGGTCTCGTCGCCGGGACGGGAACGGCGGCGGCCGGCGCTGACATCGACGCTGACGTCAACATCGTAGATGCCGGTGCCGATAACTCCGGAAACACGCCGATCAACGCCGTTCTCGAATCCGTTCACGGCAATGGTACGACGATTTACTTCCCACCAGGAGAGTATCGTCTCGATTCCTTTCGGAACGGAGCGAACGACTGGACGTGGTACGGCGAGGACGCGACGTTCGTCGTTCCATCCCACGTCACCGAAGGATACCTCCACCTGACGGGCAACGGCTGGACCATCGATGGCATCGACGTCGATTTGTCCGCTGACGGCGCGGCTCCGGTCAACTTCCTCCACGGCGGCGACTGGACGTTCAGGAACGTCGAGTTCGTCGGGCGGATGAGCGACCCCTCGAGCCGCGCTAACTCGGAGCTCCTCTACCTGGACGCCCACCGCGGCACCCAGGGGCTCGTCGAAAACGTCCGTGCGATGGACGGCTCTGCGGCCGTCGACGAATCGTCAAACCGTGGGGGACTACAAATCGTCGGCTCTGAGGGTGACCTGACGCTGCGAAACGTGGCGGTCTCGGGCTTCGCCAATAACTCGATGTACTTTCACAATATGCCTGGTCACCTGCTGATCGACAACTGCTACCTCGAGGACACGAACACGGGCGTCAGAATCGGCGGGAACACGACGGTGCGGGATACCGTGTTCAACCAGTCGCAAGCTCCGCCAGCGAGGTGGTCCGGTGCGAGCGCGGCACGCGGTATCTGGATCAACTCGAATAGCTCGACTTCGGGCGACATCACCATCGAAGGCTGCGAATTTGTGATGGGCGATCCGAGGGGCGCCCACGCGATATATACGTCGAACTCCCACGAGGGAATCGAGATTCGTGATTGCGTGATCCGCCAGGATAGCGACTTCTACGCCGTTCAGCTCGACGAGGGCGGCTCGGGACGAACGATCATCGATAACGTCTCGATCACCGGCGACTCCTCGAAGGCAGGCATCTACCTCAGTGGTCGGAGCGGCGCCCGACTGCGCAATCTCTGTCTCCAAAAGGCTGGAGACGGCGTCCGCGTTCGGAACTCGAGCGACGTTCGGATCGAGAACTCGACGATCAACGTCACCGGAACGAGCGTGAGCGGAAGCCCGTCCACAAGCGGCATCTCGAACAGCGGGACGTGTCCAGTGCCAGATGGCGACTGGGCACCCGAGGAGACGAGTGACGAAAATAGCGAGAACGACGACGAACGGGAAGAAGCGACGGATCCCGACGGAACCCCGATCCGTCTCGAGGGCGAAGGCGAGTACCAGATCGCCGTCAGCGGCGACATCCAACCGGCGCCTGAGATCGCTCAGTGGGTGACCGAAGGCGAACAGTACGGCGACGGCCAGGTCGACTGGTACCTCACCGGCTCCTGGACCGAGTGGTACTTCACCGGCGAGGTCGAAGCATTCGAACTCGAGAACGTCGAGGAGATCAGTGTTTACCTCGATGGAGAGGAGGTCGACCCGGATGCTCTCGGAGCGTCTAACGACGCCGAACCGGCGGAGAAGACTCTCCGACTCGAGGGCGAGTGCGACTACCTGATCGCCGTCAGCGGCGACATCCGCCCGGACGAGAAGATCGCTCAGTGGGTGACCGAGGGCGAACAGTACGGCGACGGCCAGGTCGACTGGTACCTCACCGGCTCCTGGACCGAGTGGCACTACACTGGCGAAATCGAGACGTTCGAGGTCGACTCGACCGACGACCTCCGGGTCTTCGTCGACGGCGAGACGGTTGACCCCAACAGTCTGGACACGTCGAGTCGGGCGGACGCGGAGTCCGTGTTGCGACTCGAGGGAACTACAGAATACTTCGTCGAAGTGAGCGGCGACATCCGCCCAGACGAGAAGATCGCTCAGTGGGTGACCGAGGGCGAGCAGTACGGCGATGGGCAGGTCGACTGGTATCTCACCGAATCCTGGACCCAGTGGTACTTCACTGGCGACATCGAAACGTTCGAAGTGAGCTCCACCGACGACCTTCGAATTTTCGTCGACGGGATCGAAGTGAACACGAACTCGCTGTAA
- a CDS encoding polysaccharide biosynthesis C-terminal domain-containing protein — translation MLALFAILQAVTKLTSNGLDYLGRAHSRALVKGLTAILNVGLNVLLIPTMGVVGAAIATIITYSMYTLANVYIIHQEFSLRVGFLARRLAAICAITSVMAIVVFAVTDYITSIPSLLLAVALGVAVWAVLSVATGLLDIADVRSNLQHS, via the coding sequence ATGCTCGCCCTGTTCGCTATCCTCCAGGCCGTGACCAAGCTCACAAGTAACGGCCTAGACTACCTCGGTCGCGCGCACTCTCGAGCCCTCGTCAAGGGATTAACCGCCATCCTAAATGTCGGCCTCAACGTTCTCTTGATTCCGACGATGGGCGTCGTTGGCGCCGCAATCGCCACCATCATTACGTACTCGATGTATACTCTCGCCAACGTCTACATCATCCACCAGGAGTTCTCACTCCGTGTGGGTTTCCTGGCTCGGCGACTCGCCGCCATTTGCGCTATCACCAGCGTCATGGCGATAGTCGTCTTCGCCGTCACCGACTACATCACCTCGATTCCGTCACTCCTCCTCGCTGTCGCCCTCGGCGTGGCCGTCTGGGCGGTGCTCTCGGTGGCGACCGGATTACTCGATATCGCCGACGTTCGCTCGAATCTGCAGCATTCCTGA
- a CDS encoding DHH family phosphoesterase translates to MSTGVTISSISDYAILGCGSVGYAVAEELAEQGKDVLIIDRDENRVESLRDQDLDARTADIREVEAAELVADRSVVLILASDVEANKQAVERIRDTNGDQFIVARASDPVSGDELADLGADIVINPSTVIADSALRALESGELEHNAATLAGLLEETTGRLAIVTQPSPDPDSIASGAALQAIAAHLGIESDIIYLGDIGHQENRAFVNLLGIDLLQWDDVQDQSVYDTVALVDHTSTEDLELEVDVLIDHAEPEEDIEPFFTDIRPNMSSTSTIMTKYIQEFDMNVSEEVATALLYGIRAETLDFKRDTTPADLTAAAYLYPFANHDTLEQVESPSMSPETLDVLAEAIANRDVQGSHLVSNAGFVRDREALMQAANHLLNLEGVTTTAVFGVAEETIFLAARSKDIRMNIGSVLADAYGEIGETAGHSTQASAEIPLGIFTGIEISDDTRETLLTLTEEAVKRTLFDAMGVEGEGNGS, encoded by the coding sequence ATGAGTACGGGGGTTACAATTTCGTCGATCTCGGACTACGCGATCCTCGGGTGCGGGAGCGTCGGCTACGCCGTCGCCGAGGAACTCGCCGAACAGGGAAAAGACGTCCTGATCATCGATCGCGACGAAAACCGCGTCGAGTCCCTCCGCGACCAGGACCTCGACGCCAGAACCGCCGACATCCGCGAGGTCGAGGCCGCCGAACTCGTCGCCGACCGCTCAGTCGTCCTCATCCTCGCCTCCGACGTCGAGGCCAACAAACAGGCCGTCGAGCGCATCCGCGACACCAACGGCGACCAGTTTATCGTCGCGCGCGCGAGCGATCCCGTCTCCGGCGACGAACTCGCCGACCTCGGGGCCGACATCGTCATCAATCCCTCGACTGTCATCGCCGACTCCGCGCTGCGAGCCCTCGAGTCCGGCGAACTCGAGCACAACGCCGCAACGCTCGCTGGCCTGCTCGAGGAGACGACCGGCCGGCTGGCGATCGTCACCCAGCCCAGTCCCGACCCCGATTCGATCGCCAGCGGAGCGGCGTTGCAGGCGATTGCAGCCCACCTCGGCATCGAATCCGACATTATCTACCTCGGAGACATCGGCCACCAGGAGAACCGGGCGTTCGTCAACTTGCTCGGCATCGACCTCCTGCAGTGGGACGACGTCCAGGACCAGTCAGTCTACGACACCGTCGCGCTCGTCGACCACACGAGCACCGAGGACCTCGAGCTCGAGGTCGACGTGCTGATCGACCACGCCGAACCCGAAGAGGACATCGAGCCTTTCTTTACCGACATTCGACCCAACATGTCCTCGACCTCGACGATCATGACGAAGTACATCCAGGAGTTCGACATGAACGTCTCCGAGGAAGTGGCGACGGCGCTGCTCTACGGCATCCGGGCCGAAACCCTCGACTTCAAACGCGATACGACGCCCGCGGACCTCACCGCCGCCGCCTACCTCTATCCCTTCGCGAACCACGACACGCTCGAGCAGGTCGAGTCGCCCTCGATGTCGCCCGAGACGCTGGACGTGCTGGCCGAGGCCATCGCGAATCGGGACGTCCAGGGGAGCCACCTCGTCTCGAACGCGGGATTCGTCCGCGACCGGGAGGCGCTGATGCAGGCCGCGAATCACCTCTTGAACCTCGAAGGGGTGACGACGACGGCCGTCTTCGGGGTGGCGGAGGAGACCATATTCCTCGCCGCTCGCTCGAAGGACATCCGAATGAACATCGGGAGTGTTCTGGCCGACGCCTACGGCGAGATCGGCGAGACGGCGGGTCACTCGACGCAGGCCAGCGCGGAGATTCCTCTCGGGATCTTCACGGGAATCGAAATCTCCGACGACACGCGCGAGACGCTCCTGACGCTGACTGAGGAGGCAGTGAAGCGAACGCTGTTCGATGCGATGGGTGTCGAGGGCGAAGGAAACGGGAGTTAG
- a CDS encoding PRC-barrel domain-containing protein: MDDTPQEITSLVGREVYSNNGVFVGEVEDLRLNVGGEAVTGLALGGLNYELFGDEVNTARGVILPYRWVRSVGDIILVTDVVERVKEPDEEEDELVA, from the coding sequence ATGGACGACACTCCACAGGAGATTACCTCGCTCGTCGGACGCGAGGTCTACTCGAACAACGGCGTCTTCGTCGGCGAAGTCGAGGACCTGCGACTGAACGTCGGCGGCGAAGCCGTCACCGGACTGGCACTCGGCGGACTCAACTACGAACTCTTCGGCGACGAGGTCAACACCGCACGCGGCGTCATCCTGCCGTACCGTTGGGTGCGATCCGTCGGCGACATCATCCTCGTGACCGACGTCGTCGAACGGGTCAAGGAACCGGACGAGGAAGAAGACGAACTGGTCGCGTAG
- a CDS encoding HD domain-containing protein: MKRVPMNDVLEQVRPIARSYFDEAVAPAHDWHHVRRVETNARRLAAERTDVDQDVLLLAAVLHDIGRPKEDAGTIDDHAEWGAREARTILESLDQPPESVDAVAHCIRAHRFSNDVDPRTTEARLLSDADNLDALGAIGLARTFSYGGELGTTIYDSSLPPAEDDTRAGATSVNHVYKKLLRLPDRMYTPEGRAVAEERAKVVDSFLETLECEVSSEPAEREVSEVPIERDSSEEQGEGV; the protein is encoded by the coding sequence ATGAAACGAGTGCCCATGAACGACGTTCTCGAGCAGGTTCGCCCCATCGCCAGATCCTACTTCGACGAAGCGGTGGCTCCGGCCCACGACTGGCACCACGTCAGGCGCGTCGAGACGAATGCGCGCCGCCTCGCCGCCGAGCGGACGGACGTCGATCAGGACGTACTACTGTTGGCTGCGGTCCTCCACGACATCGGCCGACCGAAGGAAGATGCGGGCACCATCGACGACCATGCCGAGTGGGGTGCCCGTGAGGCCCGGACGATCCTCGAGTCGCTCGACCAGCCTCCTGAGTCGGTCGACGCCGTCGCCCACTGCATCCGCGCGCATCGCTTCTCGAACGACGTCGACCCCCGGACGACCGAGGCACGCCTCCTCTCGGATGCCGACAACCTGGACGCGCTCGGAGCCATTGGCCTCGCGCGCACGTTCTCCTACGGGGGCGAACTCGGAACGACGATTTACGACTCCTCCCTCCCGCCGGCCGAAGACGATACGCGGGCCGGCGCAACCAGTGTCAATCACGTTTACAAGAAGTTGCTGCGATTGCCCGACCGAATGTACACGCCAGAGGGGCGGGCAGTTGCCGAGGAACGCGCGAAAGTCGTCGATTCGTTCCTCGAGACGCTCGAGTGTGAGGTGAGCAGCGAGCCAGCAGAACGCGAGGTGAGCGAGGTGCCGATAGAACGCGACTCGAGCGAGGAACAAGGAGAGGGAGTGTGA
- a CDS encoding cyclase family protein gives MPVHDLSYPLETGMPVYPGSPPVAVEPAATVEDDGYATTGLSFDSHTGTHIDSPAHMRSDGPTLDDFDVERFRFRAVLADCRPLEPREPIGADDLERAVAAVADADVDVDVDVNMNVDADTNANADVEADTDADIDAGADTDAHVDATTTGDENGDPDLLICQTGWETHWGTDRAFDHPYLTAAAADWLVERTLDLGIDAMNVDPTPGSEPVQDEPDNYPFHRTMFADDRLLLENLRGLEALPAGEAFTVHAYPLAVANGDGAPVRAVAVLG, from the coding sequence ATGCCCGTCCACGACCTCTCGTACCCGCTCGAGACTGGCATGCCCGTCTATCCGGGCTCGCCGCCGGTCGCGGTCGAACCCGCGGCGACGGTCGAAGACGACGGCTACGCGACCACGGGTCTGTCGTTCGATTCTCACACGGGGACGCACATCGACTCGCCCGCGCACATGCGGTCGGATGGCCCAACGCTCGACGACTTCGACGTGGAGCGGTTCCGATTTAGGGCCGTTCTCGCAGATTGCCGTCCGCTCGAGCCTCGAGAACCGATCGGGGCGGACGACCTCGAGCGGGCGGTGGCTGCCGTTGCGGACGCAGACGTGGACGTGGACGTGGACGTGAACATGAACGTTGACGCAGACACGAACGCGAACGCGGACGTTGAGGCGGATACGGATGCAGACATTGACGCAGGCGCCGATACGGATGCGCACGTTGACGCGACCACGACCGGAGACGAAAACGGAGATCCCGACCTCCTCATCTGCCAAACCGGCTGGGAAACCCACTGGGGAACCGACCGAGCGTTCGACCACCCCTACCTGACCGCGGCGGCCGCCGACTGGCTGGTCGAGCGCACCCTCGACCTCGGCATCGACGCGATGAACGTCGACCCGACGCCGGGAAGCGAACCCGTCCAGGACGAACCCGACAACTACCCCTTCCACCGAACGATGTTCGCCGACGACCGGCTCCTCCTGGAGAACCTCAGGGGGCTCGAGGCGCTTCCCGCCGGCGAGGCGTTCACCGTCCACGCGTATCCGCTCGCGGTCGCGAACGGGGACGGCGCCCCGGTTCGGGCGGTCGCCGTGCTTGGGTGA
- the msrA gene encoding peptide-methionine (S)-S-oxide reductase MsrA, which yields MERATVGGGCFWCIEAAYKELEGIESVTSGYAGGHVEDPSYEAVCTGETGHAEVVQLEYDPDVIGYDEILEIFFTVHDPTQVDRQGPDVGTQYRSAIFTHDDEQRELATAFIEELEAEGVYDDEIATEVEPLETFYEAEAYHQDYFEKNPTDAYCRMHAAPKIDKVREQFTERVAESTQ from the coding sequence ATGGAACGAGCGACCGTCGGCGGCGGCTGTTTCTGGTGTATCGAAGCGGCGTATAAGGAACTCGAGGGCATCGAGTCGGTCACGTCGGGATACGCGGGCGGCCACGTCGAGGACCCGAGCTACGAGGCCGTCTGCACGGGCGAGACCGGCCACGCGGAGGTCGTCCAACTCGAGTACGACCCCGACGTGATCGGCTACGACGAAATTCTCGAGATCTTCTTCACCGTCCACGATCCGACGCAGGTGGACCGGCAGGGACCGGACGTTGGTACCCAGTACCGGTCAGCAATCTTCACGCACGACGACGAGCAACGCGAACTCGCGACGGCGTTTATCGAGGAACTCGAGGCCGAGGGCGTCTACGACGACGAAATCGCGACCGAGGTCGAACCGCTCGAGACGTTCTACGAAGCCGAGGCGTACCACCAGGACTATTTCGAGAAGAACCCCACGGACGCCTACTGTCGGATGCACGCTGCGCCCAAAATCGACAAAGTTCGCGAGCAGTTCACCGAGCGCGTGGCCGAGTCGACGCAGTAA
- a CDS encoding helix-turn-helix transcriptional regulator yields the protein MDELLAARNALLEALLETPRTKPELVDELSTSRSTIDRGIASLLETGCIERRDSAYLATETGRLACRARQDYLAVLEQIERGEPILKELPLESIDLSFLREASIDVPSPQAPWTALETTMRYVHESSAVYGTAPVVFDLYFDEFLESIENGGLCAELVLDQTLLSSLDDDQHDRLREIIDAGSGRLYTAALETPYAIWIAEGETVVAGLTVYSENGLAGVLRTDDPESVAWVRERYRERRAESELVWDPD from the coding sequence ATGGACGAGTTACTCGCGGCACGAAACGCCCTCCTGGAAGCCCTCCTCGAGACGCCACGGACGAAACCCGAACTCGTCGACGAACTGTCCACGTCCCGATCAACGATCGACCGCGGGATCGCGTCGTTGCTCGAGACCGGGTGTATCGAACGACGTGATTCGGCTTACCTCGCGACCGAAACAGGGCGACTCGCCTGTCGCGCTCGACAGGACTACCTCGCCGTCCTGGAGCAGATCGAACGGGGCGAGCCGATCCTGAAGGAACTCCCCCTCGAGTCGATCGACCTGTCGTTCCTTCGCGAGGCATCGATCGACGTGCCGAGTCCGCAGGCGCCGTGGACGGCCCTCGAGACGACCATGCGGTACGTCCACGAATCGTCGGCGGTGTACGGCACGGCTCCGGTGGTCTTCGACCTCTACTTCGACGAGTTCCTGGAGTCGATCGAGAACGGCGGGTTGTGCGCGGAACTGGTTCTCGATCAGACCCTGTTGTCCTCGCTCGACGACGATCAGCACGACCGGCTTCGGGAGATCATCGACGCGGGCTCCGGTCGGCTGTACACGGCCGCGCTCGAGACGCCGTACGCCATCTGGATCGCAGAAGGTGAGACCGTCGTCGCCGGACTAACGGTGTACTCCGAGAACGGGCTCGCGGGTGTCCTCCGAACCGACGATCCCGAGAGCGTCGCCTGGGTTCGCGAACGGTACCGCGAGCGCCGAGCCGAGTCCGAACTCGTCTGGGACCCCGACTGA